From one Esox lucius isolate fEsoLuc1 chromosome 11, fEsoLuc1.pri, whole genome shotgun sequence genomic stretch:
- the atp2a1 gene encoding sarcoplasmic/endoplasmic reticulum calcium ATPase 1, giving the protein MENAHAKEPEEVVSYFGVDQTSGLTPDQFKKNLARYGYNELPAEIGKTIWELVVEQFEDLLVRILLLAACISFVLALFEEGEETVTAFVEPLVILLILIANAIVGVWQERNAESAIEALKEYEPEMGKVYRADRKNVQMIKAREIVPGDVVEVSVGDKVPADVRLIKINSTTLRVDQSILTGESVSVIKHTDPVPDLRAVNQDKKNMLFSGTNIASGKAIGIAVATGVSTEIGKIRDQMAATEQEKTPLQAKLDEFGEQLSKVISLICVAVWMINIGHFNDPVHGGSWIRGAVYYFKIAVALAVAAIPEGLPAVITTCLALGTRRMAKKNAIVRSLPSVETLGCTSVICSDKTGTLTTNQMCVTKMFIIEKVDGDNVSLGSFDISGSKYTPEGEVTKNGASVKCGQYDGLVELSTICALCNDSSLDYNDSKGIYEKVGEATETALCCLVEKMNVFNTEVRGLSKPDRANACCSVIKHLMKKEFTLEFSRDRKSMSVLCSPAKSSKAPLGNKMFIKGAPEGVIERCLYVRVGTNRVPLSEPVKNKIMAVIKEWGTGRDTLRCLALATRDTPPCIEDMNLEDSTKFANYETDLTFVGCVGMLDPPRKEVIGAIELCRAAGIRVIMITGDNKGTAVAICRRIGIFTEDEDTTGRAFTGREFDDLPLHEQKKAVRKACCYARVEPSHKSKIVEFLQGFDEITAMTGDGVNDAPALKKAEIGIAMGSGTAVAKSASEMVLADDNFSSIVAAVEEGRAIYNNMKQFIRYLISSNVGEVVCIFLTAALGLPEALIPVQLLWVNLVTDGLPATALGFNPPDLDIMGKLPRSPKEPLISGWLFFRYLAIGGYVGAATVAAAAWWFLYSEDGPGVSFYQLSHFMQCHDENEDFAGIHCEVFEAAPPMTMALSVLVTIEMCNALNSLSENQSLLRMPPWSNLWLVGAMSLSMSLHFVIIYVDPMPMIFKLTHLNIEKWIVVLKLSFPVILIDEVLKFVARNYLEVADDNLVSKKWD; this is encoded by the exons ATGGAGAACGCACATGCGAAAGAGCCTGAAGAGGTTGTGTCGTACTTTGGTGTTGACCAGACCAGCGGCCTTACACCAGACCAGTTTAAGAAGAACCTGGCACGATATGGTTACAACG AGCTGCCAGCTGAGATTG GTAAGACCATCTGGGAATTGGTCGTAGAGCAATTTGAGGATCTGTTGGTCAGAATTTTGCTGCTGGCTGCCTGCATCTCATTT GTGCTGGCCTTGTTTGAAGAAGGTGAGGAAACTGTCACTGCTTTCGTGGAACCCTTAGTCATTCTTCTTATTCTCATCGCTAATGCCATCGTTGGAGTCTGGCAG GAGCGCAATGCTGAGAGCGCCATTGAGGCCCTGAAGGAGTATGAGCCTGAGATGGGGAAGGTTTACCGTGCGGACAGGAAAAATGTTCAGATGATCAAGGCCAGGGAGATCGTGCCTGGAGATGTGGTGGAGGTGTCTG TTGGTGACAAAGTCCCTGCAGACGTCAGACTCATCAAAATCAACTCCACCACTTTGCGTGTTGACCAGTCCATTCTCACTG GTGAGTCTGTCAGTGTGATTAAGCACACTGATCCAGTCCCCGACTTGAGAGCTGTCAACCAGGACAAGAAGAACATGCTTTTCTCT GGCACCAATattgcttcaggaaaagctatCGGCATAGCCGTTGCGACAGGTGTCTCCACTGAGATCGGTAAGATCCGTGACCAGATGGCAGCAACAGAGCAGGAGAAGACCCCCCTGCAGGCCAAACTGGACGAGTTCGGAGAACAGCTCTCCAAG GTCATCTCTCTGATTTGTGTTGCCGTGTGGATGATCAACATCGGCCACTTTAACGACCCTGTCCACGGAGGCTCCTGGATCCGTGGGGCCGTTTACTATTTCAAGATCGCAGTAGCCCTGGCCGTGGCCGCTATCCCCGAGG GCCTGCCCGCTGTGATCACCACCTGCCTGGCACTAGGTACCCGCCGTATGGCCAAAAAGAACGCCATTGTCCGGTCCCTGCCCTCTGTGGAGACCCTGGGTTGCACCTCCGTCATCTGCTCTGACAAGACTGGAACCCTCACCACCAACCAGATGTGTGTCACCAAA ATGTTCATCATTGAAAAAGTGGACGGCGACAACGTTTCTCTGGGTTCCTTTGACATTTCCGGCTCCAAGTACACCCCAGAGGGAGAAGT GACAAAGAACGGGGCATCAGTGAAGTGCGGTCAGTATGATGGCTTGGTGGAGTTGTCCACCATTTGTGCTCTATGCAATGACTCCTCCCTGGACTACAATGAT AGTAAAGGCATCTATGAGAAGGTGGGTGAGGCAACTGAGACTGCTCTGTGCTGTCTGGTGGAAAAGATGAACGTGTTTAATACTGAAGTGCGCGGGCTATCAAAGCCGGACAGAGCCAACGCCTGCTGTTCT GTAATCAAGCACTTGATGAAGAAGGAGTTCACTCTAGAGTTCTCCAGAGACAGGAAGTCCATGTCGGTGTTGTGCTCCCCGGCCAAATCCTCCAAAGCCCCACTCGGCAACAAAATGTTCATCAAG GGCGCTCCTGAGGGTGTGATTGAAAGGTGTTTGTACGTGCGCGTTGGCACCAACCGCGTGCCCTTGTCCGAGCCTGTCAAGAACAAGATAATGGCTGTGATCAAAGAGTGGGGTACTGGCCGTGACACACTGCGTTGTCTGGCTCTAGCCACCAGGGACACACCCCCTTGCATTGAAGACATGAACCTCGAAGACTCCACCAAGTTTGCCAACTATGAG ACTGACCTAACCTTTGTGGGCTGCGTGGGCATGCTGGACCCCCCTCGTAAGGAGGTCATTGGGGCTATTGAGCTGTGCAGGGCTGCTGGCATCCGTGTCATCATGATTACTG gTGACAACAAGGGAACAGCCGTGGCTATCTGCCGTCGTATTGGCATCTTCACTGAGGATGAGGACACCACTGGTCGTGCCTTTACCGGCCGCGAGTTTGATGATCTACCTCTCCATGAGCAAAAGAAAGCAGTCCGTAAGGCCTGCTGCTATGCCCGTGTCGAGCCCTCCCACAAATCCAAGATTGTTGAGTTCCTGCAAGGTTTTGACGAGATCACCGCCATG ACCGGAGATGGAGTGAATGATGCCCCGGCCCTGAAGAAGGCCGAGATTGGCATCGCCATGGGCTCTGGCACTGCCGTTGCCAAGTCTGCCTCGGAGATGGTCCTGGCTGACGACAACTTCTCTTCCATTGTGGCAGCCGTGGAGGAGGGCAGGGCCATCTACAACAACATGAAGCAGTTCATCCGCTACCTCATCTCCTCCAACGTTGGAGAGGTCGTCTG TATCTTCCTGACAGCTGCCCTGGGTCTGCCTGAGGCTCTTATCCCTGTCCAATTGCTGTGGGTCAACCTGGTGACTGATGGTCTCCCTGCAACTGCCCTGGGCTTCAACCCTCCAGACCTGGACATTATGGGCAAGCTGCCACGCTCCCCCAAGGAGCCCCTTATCTCTGGCTGGCTGTTCTTCAGATACCTGGCCATTGGGG GGTATGTTGGTGCTGCTACTGTTGCTGCTGCGGCCTGGTGGTTCCTCTACAGTGAAGACGGGCCTGGTGTGTCTTTCTACCAGTTG TCCCACTTCATGCAGTGTCACGATGAAAATGAAGACTTTGCGGGCATTCACTGTGAGGTGTTTGAGGCCGCTCCCCCCATGACCATGGCCCTGTCTGTGCTGGTCACCATCGAGATGTGCAACGCTCTCAACAG CCTGTCTGAGAACCAGTCCCTGCTGCGCATGCCTCCCTGGAGCAACCTGTGGCTGGTAGGAGCCATGTCCCTCTCCATGTCCCTCCACTTCGTCATCATTTACGTCGACCCCATGCCT ATGATCTTCAAGTTGACCCACTTGAACATAGAGAAATGGATAGTGGTGCTAAAACTCTCTTTCCCTGTTATCCTCATTGACGAGGTCCTTAAGTTTGTGGCCCGCAACTACCTGGAAG TTGCAGATGACAACCTAGTAAGCAAGAAGTGGGACTAA